Within Nycticebus coucang isolate mNycCou1 chromosome 16, mNycCou1.pri, whole genome shotgun sequence, the genomic segment atattttatttaaggtcacaaatgacagataccatctagaggatcaactgcAGCTATGGACCTCCATGCtccaaccaaatattcaaatgctttctaaCAAAAAGTGATACAATAAAGTTCATTAAAAGCTACTTAAcgttaaaattaacaaatagttttcagtttttgaaatttttagacATGTAGaagttagattttttaaaaaataatgtacatttttaagtatgtctaattgaagtttcttgaatgtgaccTTATATGATTACAGCTGAATTAATGCAGCCTTCCAGTGTGAAAAGTTTTCACACCCCTGATCCAGGCTCCATTCCTTTATTTGCTATATACCTTATCTTACTCAATGTCTTTTCAGGGGAACTATATAGTTTTAGCAGTCCATTAATTATAAAGTCACATGAAGAACATAAAACCTATAAAATGTTTTCGTTTATTTTCTGCTCTAACTATTCTAGTATGCCAGGAATACATAATtaatatttcacatatatttttgaataatagATACAAATATTTTAGGGTATTAGGTGTTAACACTTTAAATCACTAAAAAGCTAGGACAATTGCAATTTGCAAAAATACTTTCAACATGTACAAAATCATACCTACATCTATACTGCAAAAAgttttgtaattgttttattGAAAAGAGAAGAGATATTTGTAGAAGACCTAACCTATTTTCTCTAATGTTTTTGTCAATGAGTCTATGACTTTCTTATTTCTCAGGCTATAAATAATTGGATTTAAGAAAGGAATTATAACAGTGTAAAATAGAGAGTCCATCATATCTTCATCAGCAGCTTGTGGCGATCGAGGGCGCACATACATGAAGAGCAGAGGGCCATAATATAAAGACACAGATAGGAGATGAGCCCCACAGGTGGAGAAGGCTTTCCTTATGCCTTTGAGGGACTGTTTTTTAAAGACTGTAAAGAGAACAAATGTGTAAGAGACAAGAACTGTTCCAATAGTGAATACTTGAATTGaacctgagaaaataaaaaccattagGTAATTAATAGAAGGATCAGTGCAGGAAATTTTATACAATGGGATGATATCACAGTAGAAGTGATGTATTATTTTGGAGTCACAGAAAGTTAATCTGAATAAAAAACTCACATGAATTATGGCATGAAGAAAGCCACCGACAAAGGACAAGACTAATAGCCGGGTGCACAGTGCATTGTTCATAATCACTGGGTAGAGTAAAGGTTTGCATATGGCTACATAGCGATCATATGCCATTGTTGCCAAGAGAAAGCATTCTgtggttacactgactgcaaagGAAAAGAACTGTATCTTGCACTCGGAGAAAGAGATCATCTGACTCTCCACTAAGAAGCCGACCAGCATGTTGGGGGTCACTGTAGATGATATCCAAGTGTCCACAAAGGCTAAATTCCCGAGGAATAAGTACATGGGGATGTGAAGGTGAGGGTCATTCCAGATGAGAGCAATCAGACCCAGGTTCCCAGTGACAGTGATGAGATAGATCAACAAGAATATAAGGAAAAGGGGGATGTTCCACTCTGGTTGATGTGTAAGTCCTGTGAGAACAAACTCTGTCAGCAATGTCACATTTTCCATGTCCTTGTGTGGTGTCCTCTGAAATAAAAtgcagtaaataaatataaacataaatataaatattcactAAATAATTACTATAAGTTGAATTTTGGATAAAGGAattgaaataaaaccaaaatcttATCAGATTGGCCATTATTCATTACTTCTAAACTGAAGGAAACTAAAGGAAGGAAAATTCAATTAGTCTCCATTCAAAACATGGGAGGATTTAACAGATTCAGAAAAAAGGAGAGGCATTCTGAGCAGGTGCTAAATCTGTGGGGACACCATTGAAGgtggtaaaaataaaatcctgtttCTGAGGTAGGACTCCaatgtcaaaagaaaagaaattaaaaggacaaagattaataaaataagtaAGTGCCATATTAAGAATCCTGAACTTTAATTCTCAAACAATAGTCATGCACTGAAAACTTGTCAAATTGCGAGTGGCATTGTGAAgtcttttttaaatcaaatatttggTGTGTGGAAAACACACTGCAAGTAGGGGCAACTGGAGTCGGGAGCTCTAATCGGAGAGCTGCTACTGTTTTCCAGGAGTTCCCCAAATAGATGACACATTTGAATTGTCTGAAGAGCTTGTGAGAAATACAAATTACGAGGTAACAGTGT encodes:
- the LOC128567926 gene encoding olfactory receptor 5H8-like, which encodes MFIFIYCILFQRTPHKDMENVTLLTEFVLTGLTHQPEWNIPLFLIFLLIYLITVTGNLGLIALIWNDPHLHIPMYLFLGNLAFVDTWISSTVTPNMLVGFLVESQMISFSECKIQFFSFAVSVTTECFLLATMAYDRYVAICKPLLYPVIMNNALCTRLLVLSFVGGFLHAIIHVSFLFRLTFCDSKIIHHFYCDIIPLYKISCTDPSINYLMVFIFSGSIQVFTIGTVLVSYTFVLFTVFKKQSLKGIRKAFSTCGAHLLSVSLYYGPLLFMYVRPRSPQAADEDMMDSLFYTVIIPFLNPIIYSLRNKKVIDSLTKTLEKIG